agggccagaccccaccccaaaccgccccccccccccgggatcccaccccctatccaatccccctgctcccagtcccctgactgccccgacccttaTCCACCCCTCCCCGACAGCCCCCCAGGGACTCCCAcgccttatccaacccccctgtgccccgaccaccccagaacctccaccccatccaaccgctccctgtcccctgactcccccccagGGCCCCTTGCCCAACCCCCCCAcggccacccccttaccatgccgttcagagcggcaggagctcgcaaaAGGGGGGACAGCGGTGGAggggcaggagctcaagggccgggcaggatggtcctgtgggccggatgtggcccacgggccatagtttgctcaccacTGGGTTAATGGATAAATgaccctgtgctaattgccaggatgtttgggAGTTAAGcgtattgttttctcaggccaagaggctgcaggaaatgtataaaaaccctgggacaggatccttcttcatctcagatctgctttgggttcaggagggggaAACCCTGAGCCATAAGGAtggagatccccagtcactgaccagagtcaccctgaatatggacattggggTATAGCCTCTGgcctatttctaaaaggacttttggcaactacaaactCCCCATCTCTGCTCTGTGTCTGGACCTCAAGAAATTGAACCCAAGTCTGTCTGTATCTTGATCTTTCAACcaactctctcttttctttttaaatacattttagttgacttaataagaattggctgtaagcgtgtattttgggtaagatctaagttactATTTgatctgggtctggggcttgctcctTCGGGATCAAGAGAACCTTCTTCTGTCACTGGGGTGTTGGTTTCCATAACCATTCGCCCCCATAACATGCGGCGCTGGTGGGGACATTGgtgtgtctgagggaattgcttgtgtgacttgtggttagccagtggggtgagaccgaagtcGGGCCGGCTTGGCGCCTTAGTAATAAAGGACACTGAGctctgggctgtgactgccctgctctaagccattggtcctgaattgatactctccgTTGTGTCCCCCATGAGCTCTGCAGTGGCCTGGTACAaagcccagccccttcccaggggctgcgagctcctgctgctctgaggggcatggtaagggggtggccgtgggggggttgggcagggggccctggggggcagtcaggagacagggagtggttggatagggtggaggttctggggcggtcagggcacagggggggttggataaggcgTGGGAGTCCCTGGGGGGCTGTCGGGGAGGGGTGGAtaagggtcagggcagtcaggggactgggagcagggggggcgAGAGGCTACAAGCCCCAATGGATTAAACCTGGGCCCGTATTTCTGGCTGTTAGaataccccccgcccccccaaggaCTTGCAGAGGGATCCAGAGCAGATGGCACCCGCCAGCAGAtgccagctccagggggcaggTGCTGTGCTTGGGGTGGGCGCTAGcagcccagactcctgggttcccagctctgccagactgACCTTGGGAGGGTCAGTGCCTGGCTGCAGGTATTTGGGGCCAGGATCCAAGGTTCTGCTGGGGGCAGCCTGAGGCTGGAAGGAAGCAAGCTGTGCAGAGGGCAGGGGGTCCCCCAAAGGCACTGCCAGCTAGGCAGGGGGCAGATCAGTGGCATACAGGAAGCTTAGGCCACCCTCAGAGGGAGCAGCACGGGGTGATGCAGTTCAGATAGCAGCTGGATAGGGGGGCTCTTGCCCCACTAGGAGGGGTCACCCACCTGGGGTGCCCCTCAGGCTCATAGACTGGGCACAGCCCCTAACCTGAATGCCCCACAGGATGGGCagtgaatggggtggggagggggcggctgGGAGCCAGAGCAGACAGGCTCCCCGGCCCCTGGTTCCCCAGGGCTCAGGGGCCGTCTCTGGCTCTTGACACACAAGCTCAAATCATGTCCCCCAGAGCAGCACATGCCACATGCCCCAGGCTGGCACCTCGGGGGCTGGGGAAGGCTCTGTGTTGACAAACTCTGGGACAGGGCTGCCAGCACCAGGCCGTGGAACTGGCAAGGCCCCAACGCCCCTAGAGCCTGGCTGGTGGGCAATGCCCCAGGGCAGAGCATGCCCCCTAGAGAGCACCTGGGCTCCGCTCGGCCTGCCCAGGGAGCGAGGAGCAGGGGGGCATCATCACTGCACCCTCAGCTGGCCCTGGAATGGGGGTGGGCTACTGGGCTTCCCTAGCAGGACCCGCCTGAGGGcagacccagagaccccccccttgTGATCATCTCCctgaccccagcccagagcccagcccagctcgcTGTATCAACCatgccacccccagccctgctgagctGTGCCAATGGTTAATTCATTGGCCCTGAGCCAGTCCCCCCGGGCCACGCTGGCCCCAGCTCAGTGCCCTCCTGGCTCATCTGGCCAGGCCGCTCTAGCGCCCCCCTGCCACGCGGGCACCCTGTAACACCGACCGTGGAAGCTCCTGGCCGGCTCCCAGCACCCCGGGCACAGTGGCCTGGCTAAAGAGTCCCAGCAGCTCCCCGGCTCTCCCTccgctctgcagcagcagccggcccACACGGCTCAGCACTTccaccgccccagccctgccggcaGCAGCAGGGTCCCCCTGGGTCTGTCACGCTCTGTGCAGAGCCAGGTctgggaaggggacagagagcTGCCCCCAGGCAGGAGGGCAGGCCCAGAACCAGGCTGGGAGCGGCCCCGGCCGGCTGGAGCTGTCCCATGCGGGCAGggagctggcacaggccagctcctCCCTTCAGGGCTCTGCCCAGCATTGCAGCCAGCTGGGACATGGTGAAACTGAACCCAGGAGGCAGGAAgcagccagggcagggagaggagcagccaccaagggagggagagggagagagcccGGGGGCAAGGAGACAGCAGCACCCATATTCAGCGGCCCCTCCTCCCGTTCAGGAGCAGCAGATTCACCAGCCACTGGCACTCCCCACCCAGCGCCTGCGTTCATGAACTAGCTGGTGCCACCGGCACGGCCAGGCTGGAAGGGCAGAGGGCATCACCCGCTGGTCAGCTACCGGCCCAGCCGCGGCTCCGCAGCCGGTTTCCCTGGGACCGTGGCAGCCCCACGCGCAGCAGCCAGCGAGCGCAGTGCGGTCAGCAGGGGTGCAGGTCGCTGCACGTCCCTTCGCCCGCCTAGGTCAGGGCCAGGAGCCAGGCCAGCCTGGATGCCGCCCGCCTAGGTCAGGGCCACCAGGCCTCGGGCTGGTGCTGAGGACAAAGCAGCTGCTGGCTCCTCAGAGCCGCATGCGGGTGAGTCGCAGCCACTTCCCCTTTCGGGGTCATGGGACGGGCTCATAAGCAGCCCCCCCGCCGGGGAGAGGCCAGCGCCTGCCTGGGGAGGAGGTCTGCTGGCAGAGCGTCACTGGGAGCGAAGGCTGGTGACTGCCGAGAGCTGCCAgcctccccgcagcccccgccaagggcaggtgcaggagagggggcaggtgtgtgtgtgggggggaggtcaGGATTGCGCGCacacccccatctccactgcGGGCAAATGACCGGCCTAACCAGGGAGCTCCTGGCAGGCGGGAGAATGCCAGTGCAGCGAACCGGGAGCTGGGTTGGGACTGGCCCCGGCCGGCAGGAGCTGTCCCGGACAGGCAGGGAGCTCAGCacaggccagctcctcagcctgGCTCGGTTTTAACCCCTCGCCCTccagctgagccccctccctgctggtgCTCTGCCCACACCGGGGCCTTTGGGGCGCAGCCCGGCTCGGGAGGGCGtctgccccagcacagagcacaggaatcggggggggaggggggctcctcTGCTTTAATGTAACAGCTCAACCGTCACAGGAACATACACGAGGCGGATCCGCCGGCAGCACACGGAGGGACAAGGGGAGCCGGGGCTCTGGGAAACGGGAGGGGTGCGGCCGAGCCAGGGGCATGGGCCAGCTCTGGCACCCACCTTGCTGCTGCCCCCCCCATGCCAACTGGcacacagctcctgcccccagcacacAGGGGCTCGGGGAGGGTTCGGGGGCAGCAGCATGGATTGGGTGCATGTGGCCCTCAGCCCCACAGCTGGTGGGAGGCCCCTGGAGCCCCAGAGGGGGTcagaggagcagggtggggaggacaGCCACGTAGGCccaacacgcccccccccccccccccagggagccAGTCTGGGCCCGGACgccccagcacagggggctgcagcaattcagccctggggaggggcagatgCTGTTCCGTGCCCCCGAAGAACGGcaggagcagccgctcccccggGGCTCAGCTGGGGCCCGCTGGGGCGACCGGGCCCGAggccggagggagggagggagccggCCGGGGCCCGGGGCCGGCAAGGCCGGGCAGCGCAGCCCCTAGCGCAGGTCCTCGGCGGTGAACATGCCCCTGGCGCGGCGCAGGATGGAGTCCTTGGCGGCGTCGTAGGGGTGCTCCTTGGAGGGGATCTCCAGCACGGCGGGCAGCGAGCGGGTGTGCGCGTCCAGCACGTGCCGGATCAGCTCCGCGATGAACTGGTTGATCAGGATGATGCCGATGTCCTCGCGGCTCAGGAagctcctggggggggggaagcgggaaTGGGGGGGGGCTGCACCAGGGGgaactgacaccccccccccccgagccagcatCTGCCCCCCCCAAACCATCACCTGCAGACCCCCCAGGGAACCAGCACCTGCACCCTCCACTGGATAAGCAaagccggactcctgggtcccccacagctccagggtcagctccccgcaccccctggctgccccccctCCGCGCCCCGGTGGTCCCGCccggctcccctccctccccccccccgcgccccggtGGTTCCgcccggctcccctcccccccgcgcccCGGTGGTCccgcccggctccccccccccgcgcctcGGTGGTCCCGCccggctcccctccctcccccccccgcgccccggtGGTTccgcccggctcccccccccccgcgcctcgGTGGTCccgcccggctccccccccccgcgccccggtGGTCCCGCccggctcccctccctcccccgcgccCCGGTGGTCccgcccggctcccccccccgcgccccggtGGTCccgcccggctcccccccccgcgccccggtGGTCCCGcccggctcccccctccccgcgcccCGGTGGTCccgcccggctcccccccccgcgccccggtGGTCccgcccggctccccccccccccgcgccccggtGGTCCCGGCCGCGCACCGGAAGGTCTCCTCGATCTCGGTCAGGCTCGTGTCCTTCTCCACCACCAGGAAGTTGGGCTTGCGGTGCTTGTTGAGCTCGCCCACCCCGCCCAGCAGGAAGCCCGTCACCGTGTCCTCGTCCCCCATCACCGCGATCAGCTTCCCCCGCCCGGCCATGGCTCGACTCCGCCGCCGCTCGCCGCCGGCCCCTGAGACCCTCGGCGCGCACGGCGCAGGCGCGGCCGGCCCCTGCAGCACCCGCCTGCGCGTGCGCGGctggctcccccgccccccgccattCGGAGCATGCGCATCGCGCGCCGACCGCTGGGAGGCTGGCGGAGCGGTTCCACGCGTGCGCGGGCGCTGCGTGCGGCCCGCGGGCTCCTGCGCCTGTGcgctgtgaccccccccccccgagctcggagagaacccaggagtcctgccccctcccccactctaccCCCCCAGgccatgtgacgaagtgggaattgTTTGCAGTATTTCTTCTGGCGCTtggccgtgcctcagtttcccgggTGTGCGGCTTTGTTCCCaagcggggcagggctgggaggactCACCGGGGTGGCCCCAGCTGGCTGGGCCCTGGGCCCTGGGCATGCCCCCGAGCACCCGGTGCCCCCGGAGCGCCGAACCCCCCGCCCGGCCGCAGCTGCGGGAACAGggcccggggggcaggggtgggtggatTCGGACCATGGGCTGAGGGAGCCTGACCCCGGGGCTCCCTGCGGCCTggcctggctgggctctgggctgcccGAGGCCTCCTGGGCGGGGCGCCCGCTACTGCCTACACCCACCTGTGCTGCCAGCCGGGGCAGCGGTGCCGCAGATGCCGGGCGCGGGGCCAGTCCCCAGAGGCCCTGCACGGCTCCCCCGCGGTGGGACGCCCTGAGCagagctcatggggggggggagcctggggggctgcaggcccaGCCTCAGGGCACACTGAGATGGGGGGGATTAGCCTGGAGGCCGTGAGCCCCCTTGGGAGTCTGCCCCACTGAAGGGCTCCTCCCAGAGACTGAGTCAAAACTGGGGACACAGCGCTGACCATGTGGGTCCACgacagaccccactcccctcccagagctgggagagaacccaggagtcctggctgccagtccccctgctctaaccacttgaccccactcccctcccagagccagggatagaacccaggagtcctggctccagccccctgctctgacctgTCCGCTCCCAGAGCTCGTGTAGGGCCAGGCCCTCGTGCGCCATGGTGCGTGGGGTGttgatttgtgggtgctcagccgcCCTGGGGAACGTTTGCAGAGGCTCCTTTGTTCGCTGCCGAGCCAGGGCCTGGTTCTGGACCCCGCGGCGTCATTCTGCTCTGGGCGGCCCGACTGGCAAACCCCCGGGCAGAGCACTGCCTGGGAGTCTGGCGCACCCGCCCTACCCGGGGTGGCAGCCACTCCGGCAGCACGTGGAGCGGGAGGCGGGAACCCTGGGCCTGCACTGATGGCATCACGCTACGGAGCCACCTGCCAGCAGGCCAGGGCCAGCCCAGGGAGCCCAGCTCAACCCCCAGCCACTGTGCATGACCCcagcctcggggggggggggggaggcgggtcAGAGGCACctggctcttccctccccccccctcgccAGCTGGGCCACACTGCATTGAACTGTGCCAGCCACGGGGCAACCACGCCGGCtgttccccagctcctggaggggtgggggtcacCAGCTCTGGCTCCACAGGGCGGGGGACCCAGCTAATCCAGAGTAGCCCAGACCATAATTTGGGTTCTGGGTAGCCTGGTCCTGTGTT
The nucleotide sequence above comes from Caretta caretta isolate rCarCar2 chromosome 1, rCarCar1.hap1, whole genome shotgun sequence. Encoded proteins:
- the ATP6V1F gene encoding V-type proton ATPase subunit F — its product is MAGRGKLIAVMGDEDTVTGFLLGGVGELNKHRKPNFLVVEKDTSLTEIEETFRSFLSREDIGIILINQFIAELIRHVLDAHTRSLPAVLEIPSKEHPYDAAKDSILRRARGMFTAEDLR